aaatgcaataaaatttgcCTCATTGATACCAAGCCTATAGTAAACTCATTTTGaatcacataaataaataacgtggttcaattttattgattttttcagGAAATGAAGCAGGAGTTGAGCCTTTTGTGAATCTCAAAGTACATGATCTAACCTTAGGACTTGAatgacttcattttttttttttgttcttcttatcctttcaattttttacttcaatgaatataattttctttaaaataatatcaGGGATTCGTGCTTAGTTGCCCTCATACGAATACAGTTCTTGAAACGAACGTAAAAATAACATTTGCTCACCGGATGGCTTTAATATCAGATCTCATGTATAATGTAAGGGTTTTTATCCTCTCACATTTATATTTTCACATTCAACTTTATGTTATAAATGTGAATagtattttttaactttttaaaaatttgtacatcAGTTTATATATTGTAAATACTTGTGTAAAATAGTGGATGTACAGAAGtgtaagggaatattttgtctTTCATGTCTTGACTCaagtaattttctttcttctttgttgttgtttattgcTTTCTATTTCAGACAGCCAAAGATAGTTGCCATGGGGATTATGCTTATCCAGACAATCCAAACTGTACAGAGGCCCTATCAGCAATAAGTCAGGTTTGTGGATTATCAGTTTTTTTGTTACTaaaacttagaatttttttttctcaattctcGGAGCAGCACAAATGAATGATCCTTAATTTGAATACTCAGTGCATAGAGCTAATAAGTGATCAAAATATATTGGAACCCTCTTGTGCTTTCTTGTCACcgaaagcaaaagaagaaagagcTCGAAGATCACTAAGAGAAGAATCAAACAATTTCATTCTACCATCAACTAGAATCGGTGACTTTTGGTGCAAagtaaatctctctctctcactctctcttgcACTTGTTAAAAATGCAAGACCATATGATAGTGcatctaattatattatttgtcaCTTTATTTTGGCAGAATTTTGATTATTTGCTCTCTGACATATGGGGAAATTATAAAACTGTTCAAGAAGCTCTTCATGTTCGACCGGTTGGTACATGCTTCATGATGAGACTATTAGGTGCAATGACATTCTAATTTGTTGAACAAATAATCTCATGCGTTAAGGTGTTTGTGTTGTGACAACAGGGAACAGTGAAACAATTCTTTAGGTGCAATGTCACCATTGAGTACACAGTTGACACAGATGATGTTGTCCCAGTTCATAAAAATCTTACCGCTACAGGCTTGCAAATCTTGGTGTTCAGGTTCCTATCTGGAACTTTTCTACTGTAACTAGTTGTTTGAATTAATTACTGGTTATAGCTTAtaccataacttttttttaatagaatgcATTAACTGAACTatataaatatttcaaagatCAATGCTACACATACAATATCTTTCATAATTTATGACTTTGGGTTTATTATTGACACTACATTATTGTCTACCATTTAAGACTTTTCACGCcctttctcaaaataataataataataataataatttatgacTTTCCAAGCCAGATGCCACCAAATtatataattgtaaaaaattttgagaaatgaaTTGTGACTATATAAGACttgtttctcataaaaaaaaaagagattgatTTCGAATATAGAACattaatatagttttttgttgtAGGACTTGCAAAGTTAATTAAACTTGTGTATGGTTTAAAAGTAtagtcaccaaaaaaaaattcactcacATTATACGATTTAGGGAAATTGTTGTGTACTCctagagtaccataaatgcgtactccctcctctcacatgaatagtaagtctcactaattaaattcatggtgggacccGCCATTCATGTGAGATGGGAGACTACGTAGTTATGGTACTtcgagagtacctaataattttccataagATTTGTACCAAATCTATGTgcctaataattaaaaattttgctctctctctctctctctctctgtgtgcaGTGGTGATCATGACATGGTTATTCCTCATATCGGTATTGAACAATGGATACTTGCTCTAGATCTAACAATTGATACTGATTGGCGACCGTGGTTTGTCGATGGTCAAGTTGCAGGGTGAGttttaatatatcaaatattagctttttttgtttttgtttttttcctatatttttgttgtttacaaTTGTTTTATATATCTACTAATGTGCATTATCATGCATCTAGGTACACAAGGAAATATACAGATGATGGGTACCGTTTGACATATGCAACTCTAAAGGCAacgaaaaaaaattcttaactcAAATTTCCACTTCATTGGTCCAAACAATTTAATAAATTGTAgataaatttttcattattattattttaaatttttgcagGGATCTGGACATTCGCCACCAGAGTATAAACGCAGGGAATGTTATGATATGTTCCACAGATGGATCCACTATTATCCTTTGTAGTTTAATAATTGAAATTCGAGTTGATGCGACAATTTTCTCCAACAATGCAATCCTTGTTTTGTGTTGCTGTCTTATATGCGGTATTTGAACCTTTTGATATAAGAATGAACCATAATGAAAAAGAACTAAGTCATTAGTTTTTAGTGATTTTACAAATGCTCTTCAGCCTCTTCTGTATTCTTCTCTGAAACTTAATTGATTTAAGTTCAATTGTAAACACTATGTCCCTGTAAATAATTTATAGTTTCTCCATTAGTCTAGCTATGGTTTTGACTGATGACTCACTGGTTCGCTgctctctcttttatatttgggtaaactacgtatttgttCTATATCCATTAGACcatatttcattttagtccctacccTTTTAACTGTGTCAAGTTGGTCCCTAAAAAACTACTAACCAAAACCGCCCTTGAAGTTTTGGTTCCCTTTGTTAGCAAATCCATTAACTCACCCATGATTCACCTAATTTGGGTAAGTCTTGACTCAACCAAATTAAACATTTGGGTTAAATGTGTAGAGACCCATTGGGTAATCCAGTTAAATGAGTCTGAATGGGTAAACTCACTGGGTCGTTAGTGGTAGAGACAGAATTTCAATTTAGGAGGAAGATTGAAAAAGAATactaaagacaaaattaaattaaaaaatattaatcggtaataataacaaaatattcagAAATTTGTAACTAAAagtattgtggggagtaaaaggacccaaatgggcatatgggcctttggactgtagcatggagggccgacctgctccagaattaaactccacgaatcggcccatatgccgaggttCCGAGGATACAACCGAGAgtgaattcctcctcggaccgacccaagagaactcaagatttcattataaaggtcaaggcacaactctggaaagactagtggttaaaaggggacatcctgaatcttctagatgcaccagtcgcattaaaggctctgcacctacctccctggccgcattaatggggaggtgacccctgaacagtgaggtggaaacttctagtcactgttcaaaaagtatcagggaaggaagtataaaagggggtaAAGGGCAAAGAAAGGGGGGGATTGAaaaacgaagaaagaaattaagaaattgtaatcttgaaagaagaaagagaaataataacgaagtagtcctcggctcaagtccgaggagatccatttgtcattatcgttcgttaCTTACCTATACGTGTtcataaaagcctgttatcaagctcccagtacttctaacctaggtttcaagcctacactctacaaattttattgtttaagactcattgggcctgagtccataatcttctttgggtccaggtgcaattgtgcacttacaattggcgccgtctgtgggaaacctaGTCTAGAAAAGGTTGGGGTaccatggcaggcctaggttctcaccatgcagagtcacaaggatcacaactggaagatcatttcgaacgtcttgaacgtcgaagggatcgtgagggaagtgtccatacagaatacccaggcgctagtcatactcatggtgggggtagcaccacccacgaggagggttctaaatccatgcagaagaaAATCAATCgcttgaagagaaagttacgtcgTGCTAAACgaaggttttcaccgtcctcgtctaatccttcctcagaggaggacaggggaggtggctacagctcaagaTCGCGCTCCCtcaccagtgcaacgtcctccggtgaggaggacgaccagccaactcgtagacgtaagaagcttcattctaggggcttaggcaatgATGCTAtaagtagggcgttgcaccaactctccaaatctccgtttacacggaggattgagaaaggaaggcttcccaagAGGTTTACtcagcccacttttaccatctacaatggccggactgatccggtggagcacgtgagtcactttaaccagaggatggcggtgcactctcacaacgagaccctgatgtgtaaagttttcccctctagcctaggacctgttgctatgaggtggttcaacggccttaaatcggggtctataggttcgtttggggagcttactagagcattcgcttcgcgattcattacgtgtagtagagtacctcggccattggactcgctgttatccatgaccatgagggagggggagacgttaaaagcatactccgaccgttattgggagatgtttaatgaaatagatggtgactttgatgaggtggcgcttaatacctttaaggtaggccttcctactgatcacgacctgagaaagtctttgactaaaaagcccgtccgcagtgtacgtcgcctcatggaccgtattgacgagtacaagagagtggaagaagaccaacagcaaggaaagggtaaggagaaggttatcccgcaggagagaagggatttcaggtcggacaggtaccacaataacaggccgaggagagattacgttgggcagtccgcctcggcagcacctcaggccgtgaatactgtgttccgagaaccagtacatcagctgctggagaaagttcgtaaggaacccttctttaaatggcctggtaagatggcaggagaccctgcgaagaggaatcagaaccttttctgccaataccatcaggatgtaggtcacactaccgagaattgtcggaccctttggagccacttggagcagcttgtcagtgaaggaaaactgaagcaacacttgtgccaacctagcgggccgggcagtcaatctggctcaaacaatcagaggaataattcatctcggccggctttaggaacaattaatgttatttttgctgcacctggcaggaccagTTCGGCCCCCACTTGGGTGATGGCAGTCTCCCATTCTCAGGCCAAGGAGGCAAGCTGCAGGCCAAAGAGGTTGAAGACCattttgcccgtcttgggattctccgaggaggataaggctggtaccattcaacctcatgatgatgctcttgtggtcactcttaggatagggaattatgatgtgaggagggtgatgatagatcagggcagcggtgcagatatcatgtaccctgatctatttacaGGGTTAAGACTGAAGCAGGAGGATCTTACTCcctatgactcgccacttataagcttcaaAGGGAGAGCTGTTGTACCGAGGGGatagatccgtttgcccgttcagtCCGGATCAAAAACGGTggaagtggatttcattgtcgttgatgcgtactctccatacacggccatccttgccagaccttggctgcacgctctgggggctgtctcctctaccttgcatgttaaagttaaattcccctcgggggagtgtgttgaggaaatccttggcagccaatcggtggccaggcagtgcatatcggctgcagtactgcatcagacagaagccgaatcttcggctttaatcactaaagacttatagcagttaacagctcctgattcatctggtacggtgacaggagaggagacacattgtgaggagttagagaagtttccagtggccgatgacccggagaggttcttccaagtcggcatacttttgccacaccaagagaagatcgaattgttagaatttctgaaggacaatattgatgtttttgcgtgggatccttacgaagctccaggcgtcgatccgagcttcatttgtcatcatttaaatgtcaacccagctattgttccgagaaggcagccacctcggcgtttttctagagaacattccgaggctgtgaaggaagagatgcttaaactcaagagggctggggctatcaaagaagttttctaccccgagtgattggcccatacagttgttgttaaaaagaagaatggaacgtggagggtatgtgtggactttactgatctgaacaaggcctgtcccaaagattcgttcccaatgccgcgtattgatcaactggtggatgccattGTTGGAcatccttggatgagttttttggatgccttccagggttaccaccagattcccttggcattggaggatcaagagaagactgccttcattactccgacggggaattatcattataaggtcatgccatttggtttgaagaatgctggggctacctaccaaaggatgatgactagaatgtttgaacagcaactggggaagactgttgaagtatatgtggacgatatggtggttaagagcaaaacaataccctcacacgtgagagacctggctgacacctttcaggtgttaagaaagtacaagctacgccttaatgcctcaaaatgctctttcggcgttgggtctggaaagtttttggggtacatgatcactcatagaggcatagaggtaaacccagcacaggttaaggctattcaggacttgcaacctcctcggaacccaaaagaaatccagaaattaaccggaatgattgtCGCCTTGAgcagatttatatctcggtcagctgaccgatgtcgtcctttctttcagttgttgaacaagtggaaagggtttcaatggaccgaggactgcgagctagctttccaacagcttaagcgaTATCtctctcggccacccattctctCTCGCctggaggcacatgagattttgtctGCTTATTTGGCCGTGGCCGTCCACACGGTCAGCCTTGTCCTCATAAGGGATAATAACGgtgtgcaaagaccggtatattacgttagtaagtctttaaatgatgccgaggtgcgttatctacccttggagaaagcgcttctggctgtagttcatgccacacgaaagcttcctcattattttcagtcccatactgtggtggttcttacccaattgcctctcaaggcagtgctaCGTAGCGCTGATTACTCGGGCagggtagcaaagtgggggaccatcctgggggcttttgacgttaaatacaagcctcgcacctctgtGAAGGGACAGGttctcgctgacttggtggcagagtttactgaaccattgccagaagagactctaaaagaagcacacatgggtggtgtaagtgcacaattgcacctgaacccaaagacaatcaagggctcaggcccaatgagccttaaacaataaaaatttgtagagtgtgggcttgaaacctaggttagaagtactgggagcttgataacaaacttttataaataaacgCAAGTAAATAACAAACGATAAaggcaaatggatctcctcggactcaagccgaggactacttctttattatttctatttcttccttaaagattacactttctcaatttctttcttagctccccccctttttctttggcctttaccccccttttatacttccttccctgatactttttgaacagtgactagaagtttccccctcactgttcaggggtcacctccccataaatgcggccagggaggtaggtgcagagcctttaatgcggaggtggcagcctttactcttgatatcttctttaatactggtgcatctagaagattcaggatgtccccttttaaccactggtctttccagagctttgtgctttgaccttcataatgaaactttgaattctctagggcttttccgaggagaagactcgtcctcggctgtatccccggatcctcggcgtatgggccaaatCATAGAGCTTAGTCCTGGAGTAGGTCGGCCCTCTATATTGCAGCCCAATGGCCCGTATTCTCACTTGggttcttttactccccacaatagcccctcaaaactctaattttcaacatccgaggagaaaattagggttttgatccgatgAGAACTAACTCTGCAAACTATGTGaatgattgcacgtgtggaaaccgt
This portion of the Castanea sativa cultivar Marrone di Chiusa Pesio chromosome 7, ASM4071231v1 genome encodes:
- the LOC142643042 gene encoding serine carboxypeptidase-like 17; translated protein: MATKLSSGYLCCLLLLILSGTAFSQSIVKTLPGFPGELPFTLETGYITVGNVEFFYYFIESEGFPGADPLLLYYNGGPGCSGLNGFLYQIGPLKFNITDYTGGLPTLIYEPSSWSKTANIIFLDGPVGAGFSYATAQEAWDTTDTLYAAQLYEFLRNWLSIHPNFLNNPVFLGSDSYAGIITPILAQGIINGNEAGVEPFVNLKGFVLSCPHTNTVLETNVKITFAHRMALISDLMYNTAKDSCHGDYAYPDNPNCTEALSAISQCIELISDQNILEPSCAFLSPKAKEERARRSLREESNNFILPSTRIGDFWCKNFDYLLSDIWGNYKTVQEALHVRPGTVKQFFRCNVTIEYTVDTDDVVPVHKNLTATGLQILVFSGDHDMVIPHIGIEQWILALDLTIDTDWRPWFVDGQVAGYTRKYTDDGYRLTYATLKGSGHSPPEYKRRECYDMFHRWIHYYPL